In the genome of Natator depressus isolate rNatDep1 chromosome 21, rNatDep2.hap1, whole genome shotgun sequence, one region contains:
- the LOC141975818 gene encoding omega-hydroxyceramide transacylase-like produces the protein MAEEGRSGTGTPFSLSFSGSGFLALYQIGVVQSLLELAPEILKSASKVYGASAGSLIAAAVVCESSLEDLKESFYEVVRDARKTILGPLSPGCNTLRTIQKGLYKMLPENSHQVASGRLHISLTRVMDGQNVMVSEFSSKEDLIQALICSCFVPIYCGFIPPSFRGVRYVDGGFTNLQPCSDLEAVITVSPFTGELDICPRDCPAIFYSFRILNSSIQFSMENLCRFSYALFPPSYLVLNEFFSRGYQDAVLFLHRNSKCYPEPVNRQEAFSVWH, from the exons ATGGCTGAAGAAGGCCGAAGTGGCACCGGCacccctttctctctttctttttcaggCAGTGGTTTTCTTGCACTTTACCAGATAGGGGTGGTCCAGTCGCTCTTGGAATTGGCACCTGAAATACTCAAATCAGCATCCAAAGTTTATGGAGCATCAGCTGGGTCACTTATCGCTGCAGCAGTGGTGTGTGAATCTAGCCTAG AGGACCTAAAAGAATCTTTCTATGAAGTGGTGAGAGATGCCAGGAAAACAATTCTCGGCCCTCTGTCTCCTGGGTGCAACACGCTCCGCACCATACAGAAGGGATTGTACAAGATGTTGCCAGAGAACTCTCACCAGGTGGCTTCGGGGAGGCTGCATATTTCCCTCACCCGGGTGATGGATGGACAGAATGTCATGGTTTCCGAGTTCAGTTCGAAGGAGGACCTGATTCAG GCACTGATCTGCAGCTGCTTTGTTCCTATCTATTGCGGAttcatccctccctccttccgaGGTGTG CGCTACGTCGATGGAGGTTTCACTAACCTGCAGCCGTGTTCTGACCTGGAGGCTGTGATCACGGTGTCCCCATTCACGGGCGAGCTCGACATCTGTCCCCGGGACTGCCCGGCTATCTTCTACTCTTTTCGGATCCTTAACAGCAGCATTCAGTTCTCAATGGAAAACCTGTGCCGGTTTAGCTATGCTCTCTTTCCACCCAGCTACCTG GTCCTGAATGAGTTTTTTTCTCGAGGGTATCAGGATGCTGTCCTTTTCTTACACAGGAACAGTAAGTGTTACCCCGAGCCTGTAAACAGACAGGAGGCATTCTCTGTATGGCATTGA